One window from the genome of Eucalyptus grandis isolate ANBG69807.140 chromosome 7, ASM1654582v1, whole genome shotgun sequence encodes:
- the LOC104455027 gene encoding LOW QUALITY PROTEIN: WAT1-related protein At1g68170 (The sequence of the model RefSeq protein was modified relative to this genomic sequence to represent the inferred CDS: inserted 1 base in 1 codon): MIVKCLAAGQSKDAGDYSKVLGLVDEVRLWFGFVHPLDFYSADPFLFQVSRLPKIPSHSFKEPISRGGERERVSSDRLFEARQEMKAALMMVVVQVAFAGVNILYKLAASDGMNLSVVIAYRFMFATALLAPLALFLERKSRPKITWTVLVQAFFCGLFGGSMGQNLYLASLSMTSATYASAMANLVPAVTFVLAVFLGLEKVRVRTVAGKAKAAGTLMGIGGAMLLTFYKGAEVNLWSTHVNLLRHVAATQRGQEGSSDLLLGSLLAVASCFCYASWLIIQAKMSEGFPHQYTSTALMTFMGSIQAAVYALCRERDWSQWKLGWNIRLLTVSYSGIVASALCYTLIAWCVRMRGPVFVSIFNPLMLVTVALAGXMVLDEKLHMGSILGSGLIVLGLYAVLWGKRKEDKKTNRLVPLSSPGESKSIEIVVVSPNKNDVKEGDDVQEPSQKESEVMKESLEEKRGEGDDRVERATDLV; this comes from the exons ATGATCGTGAAGTGTTTAGCGGCGGGGCAAAGTAAGGACGCTGGGGATTACTCGAAGGTGCTCGGGCTGGTGGATGAGGTCCGATTGTGGTTCGGGTTCGTGCACCCTTTGGATTTCT ATTCAGCAGATCCCTTCTTATTTCAAGTTTCGCGTTTACCTAAAATACCTTCACACTCGTTCAAGGAACCGATATctcgagggggagagagagagagggtttcgAGCGATCGCTTGTTCGAGGCCAGGCAGGAAATGAAGGCCGCACTGATGATGGTGGTCGTCCAGGTTGCTTTTGCCGGCGTCAACATACTGTACAAGCTTGCCGCAAGCGACGGGATGAACCTGTCAGTGGTCATTGCCTACCGGTTCATGTTCGCAACGGCTCTGCTGGCCCCTCTGGCTTTATTCTTAGAAAG GAAGAGCAGGCCAAAGATAACATGGACAGTGCTTGTGCAAGCCTTCTTTTGTGGGTTATTTGG GGGATCAATGGGGCAAAATTTGTACCTAGCAAGCTTATCCATGACATCGGCGACCTACGCCTCTGCCATGGCCAACCTCGTCCCTGCCGTGACCTTCGTCTTGGCCGTTTTTCTTGG GTTGGAGAAGGTGAGGGTGAGGACGGTTGCAGGGAAGGCAAAGGCGGCGGGAACATTAATGGGGATCGGTGGGGCGATGCTACTCACGTTCTACAAGGGCGCGGAAGTCAACCTCTGGTCAACGCACGTGAACCTGCTGCGCCACGTGGCGGCGACCCAGCGGGGCCAGGAGGGCTCGAGCGATCTCCTCCTGGGATCGCTTCTGGCCGTGGCCAGCTGCTTCTGCTACGCTTCGTGGCTGATCATTCAG GCGAAGATGAGCGAAGGTTTCCCGCACCAATACACAAGCACGGCCCTGATGACCTTCATGGGTTCGATCCAAGCGGCGGTTTATGCACTGTGCCGAGAGAGGGATTGGAGCCAGTGGAAGCTCGGATGGAACATCAGGCTCCTCACCGTATCATACTCG GGGATAGTCGCTTCCGCGTTGTGCTATACTCTGATCGCTTGGTGTGTGCGGATGAGAGGACCGGTGTTCGTGTCGATTTTCAATCCTTTGATGCTGGTGACCGTGGCCTTGGCAG TCATGGTGTTGGACGAAAAATTGCATATGGGAAG CATTCTAGGGTCAGGGCTCATAGTACTCGGTCTCTATGCAGTGCTATGGGGCAAAAGGAAGGAGGATAAGAAGACGAATCGGTTAGTACCATTGAGTAGCCCCGGTGAGTCTAAATCTATCGAGATCGTTGTCGTCTCTCCTAATAAGAACGATGTTAAGGAGGGTGACGATGTTCAAGAGCCATCGCAGAAGGAGAG
- the LOC104455029 gene encoding WAT1-related protein At1g68170 — protein sequence MAMYRLFEAMHEMKAALMMVVVQVAFAGVNILYKLAASDGMNLSVVIAYRFMFATAVLAPLAFFLERKSRTKITWTVLVQAFFCVLFGGSMGQNLYLASLSMTSATYASAMANLVPAVTFVLAVSLGLEKVRVRTVAGKAKAAGTLMGIGGAMLLTFYKGAEVNLWSTHVNLLRHVAGTPRGQVGSSDLLLGSLLAVASCFCYAAWLIIQAKMIEGFPYQYTSTALMTFMGSIQEAVYTLCREGDWSQWKLGWNVRLLTVSYSGIVASGLCYTLIIWCVRMRGPVFVSVFNPLMLVTVALAGSMVLDEKLHMGSILGSGLIILSLYAVLWGKKEDKKANRLVPLSRPSKSNSIEIVVASLDENDVREGDDVREPSQKESKVMKESLEEKRREGED from the exons ATGGCGATGTATCGTTTGTTCGAGGCCATGCACGAAATGAAGGCCGCACTGATGATGGTGGTCGTCCAGGTTGCTTTCGCTGGCGTCAACATACTGTACAAGCTCGCTGCGAGCGACGGAATGAACCTGTCAGTGGTCATCGCTTATCGGTTCATGTTCGCGACAGCTGTGCTGGCCCCACTGGCTTTCTTCTTAGAAAG GAAGAGCAGGACAAAGATAACATGGACAGTGCTGGTGCAAGCCTTCTTTTGTGTGCTATTTGG GGGATCAATGGGGCAAAATTTGTACCTAGCAAGCTTATCCATGACATCTGCAACCTACGCCTCGGCTATGGCCAACCTCGTCCCTGCCGTGACCTTCGTCTTGGCTGTTTCTCTTGG GTTGGAGAAGGTGAGGGTGAGGACAGTTGCAGGAAAGGCAAAGGCGGCGGGAACATTAATGGGGATCGGTGGGGCAATGCTGCTCACGTTCTACAAGGGCGCGGAAGTCAACCTCTGGTCAACGCACGTGAACCTGTTGCGCCACGTGGCGGGGACCCCGCGGGGCCAGGTGGGCTCGAGCGATCTTCTCCTGGGATCGCTCTTGGCCGTGGCAAGCTGCTTCTGCTACGCTGCGTGGTTGATCATCCAG GCGAAGATGATTGAAGGTTTCCCATACCAATACACAAGCACGGCGTTGATGACCTTCATGGGGTCAATCCAAGAGGCGGTTTACACACTGTGCCGAGAGGGAGATTGGAGCCAGTGGAAGCTTGGATGGAACGTCAGGCTCCTCACCGTATCATACTCG GGGATAGTCGCTTCCGGTTTATGCTATACTCTAATCATTTGGTGCGTACGGATGAGAGGACCGGTGTTCGTGTCGGTTTTCAATCCTTTGATGCTGGTGACCGTGGCCTTGGCGGGGTCTATGGTGTTGGATGAAAAATTGCATATGGGAAG CATTCTAGGTTCAGGGCTCATAATACTCAGCCTCTATGCGGTGCTGTGGGGCAAAAAGGAGGACAAGAAGGCGAATCGATTAGTGCCATTGAGCCGTCCCAGTAAGTCTAATTCCATCGAGATCGTTGTCGCCTCTCTTGATGAGAATGATGTTAGGGAAGGTGACGATGTTCGAGAGCCATCGCAAAAGGAGAGCAAAGTGATGAAAGAAAGTCtcgaagagaaaagaagggaaggaGAAGATTAA
- the LOC104455030 gene encoding WAT1-related protein At1g68170: protein MFTLVRLEKVRVRTVAGKAKAAGTLMGIGGAMLLTFYKGAEVNLWSTHVNLLRHVAATRRGQVGSSDLLLGSLLAVASCFCYASWLIIQAKMSEDFPYQYTSTALMTFLGSIQATVYALCRERDWSQWKLGWNIRLLTVSYAGIVASGLCYTLIVWCVRMRGPVFVSVFNPLMLVTVALVGSMVLDEKLHMGSILGSGLIVLGLYAVLWGKRKEDKKTNQLAPLSGPSESKSIEIAVASPNENDIKEGDDVREPSQKESNVTKESLEEKREEEADQVERATDLV, encoded by the exons ATGTTCACGTTGGTTAGGTTGGAGAAGGTGAGGGTGAGGACAGTTGCAGGGAAGGCAAAGGCGGCGGGAACATTAATGGGGATCGGTGGGGCAATGCTGCTCACGTTCTACAAGGGAGCGGAAGTCAACCTCTGGTCAACGCACGTGAACCTGTTGCGCCACGTGGCGGCGACCCGGCGGGGCCAGGTGGGCTCGAGCGATCTCCTCCTGGGATCGCTCTTGGCCGTGGCAAGCTGCTTCTGCTACGCTTCGTGGTTGATCATCCAG GCAAAGATGAGTGAAGATTTCCCATACCAATACACGAGCACGGCTCTGATGACCTTCTTGGGGTCGATCCAAGCGACAGTTTACGCACTGTGTCGAGAGAGGGATTGGAGCCAGTGGAAGCTCGGATGGAACATCAGGCTCCTCACCGTATCATACGCG GGGATAGTCGCTTCCGGTTTATGCTATACTCTAATCGTTTGGTGCGTACGGATGAGAGGACCGGTGTTCGTGTCAGTTTTCAATCCTTTGATGCTGGTGACCGTGGCCTTGGTGGGGTCTATGGTGTTGGATGAAAAATTGCATATGGGAAG CATTCTAGGTTCAGGGCTCATAGTACTCGGCCTCTATGCGGTGCTATGGGGCAAAAGGAAGGAGGACAAGAAGACAAATCAATTAGCGCCATTGAGCGGTCCCAGTGAGTCTAAATCCATTGAGATCGCCGTCGCCTCTCCTAACGAGAACGACATTAAGGAGGGTGACGATGTTCGAGAGCCATCACAAAAGGAGAGCAACGTGACGAAAGAAAGTCtcgaagagaaaagagaagaagaagcagatcAAGTTGAACGAGCAACTGACCTTGTATAA